A region of Aquarana catesbeiana isolate 2022-GZ linkage group LG08, ASM4218655v1, whole genome shotgun sequence DNA encodes the following proteins:
- the LOC141104917 gene encoding uncharacterized protein translates to MTTPLKMEMGQNHVTKRILNLTLEIINLLTGEDYNVVRKISGEPLTPSSRLHRTSPITVPPPHCLTAEVTSAKKILEVTKKMMELLTGEVPVRCQDVTVYFSMEEWEYLEGHKDLYKDVMMENQQLLNYVNMKKNHLLNGILILTLEIICLLTGEDCTVVMKSSIENIIKRRSRCLSIRQRERQDPIPMHSPPLLALQENNEKKILEVTKKMMELLTGEVSGAGNFGTLSSNRQGMCLDGDCIIVCVRFL, encoded by the exons ATGACCACACCACTGAAGATGGAGATGGGCCAAAATCATGTGACTAAAAGGATTttgaacctcaccctggagataatcaacctgctgaccggagag GATTATAACGTAGTGAGAAAAATATCTGGTGAACCATTAACACCCAGCAGTCGTCTTCAcaggacatcacccatcacagtgcctccacctcactgcctgacagcagaggtaaccagtgccaagaagattctagaagtcaccaagaagatgatggagctgctgacaggagag gttcctgtaaggtgtcaggatgtcactgtctatttctccatggaggagtgggagtatttagaaggacacaaggatctctacaaggacgtcatgatggagaatcaacaGCTTCTCAATtatgtaaatatgaaaaaaaatcatCTCCTTAATGGGATATTAATACTCACACTGGAGATCATCTGTctactgactggagag GACTGTACTGTAGTTATGAAGTCATCTATTGAGAATATTATAAAAAGGAGAAGTCGCTGCTTGTCCATAAGACAAAGAGAAAGACAAGACCCCATCCCCATGCATTCACCACCCCTCCTAGCCCTACAGGAAAATAATgagaagaagattctagaagtcaccaagaagatgatggagctgctgacaggagaggtgagcggtgccgggaattttgggacattatccagtaacagacaaggcaTGTGtttggatggtgactgtatcattgtgtgtgtcaggttcctataa